One segment of Pseudomonas sp. FP2196 DNA contains the following:
- a CDS encoding Tc toxin subunit A — MVDSRRPALQLFDELFAEEQQVQNIGLENLKTYLEQGGSIFPLVEKGVQSLVREHRVTPEDAQRFLRGANSMATYLRRQFIEQTLTGSKTAPARSSSGFLSMVDGPDYEGLIGTDFAALCPPDALESLTSPVAYLIELLRWIRDRIRPGDGQEEKWRLHVRRKDLLPLSVDFNAVYQSISSVDIIVSVLETFIAANTEAGTDAAIEDALIEARYPNALPYYQHWVTIDGIAQLHNLSAGDFEHRVDLAYPYFLQSNARGPNTGRGFAHASRLGPYQRLLLTQDRVGHDDRKDFYADNFGTVDAQEHAKLNQVAFLGERTKLTSAQIEALLSIRDFAPVRSANVNYPDLLHDEPESGRSGSVYINDNTSPGVRIDDELQERHRLTADPDDPTGFNRYDRINQMVRLANWTGLPFDQVDAVLVAAIRATALGTAPKLPAAQEMNISSGVVHALGLFQTLRERYECTAADFAVFIGELSVYGRGQALSQFDQLFNDQAGYREPLRLDNGTFALAPAPGEVDLTISQLCSGLAIDLQTYYYLAMTVARAQGMTDTLTRSPAIISAFCRLVRLPRLLNITPVEGVLMLSVLGGDSWVNGVAGIPYIHNVPGGPPDVLELIDAMQSCVQWCEQSNLPVLWVLQHAVVAQPALEPSGQDLQFFEQIRNLLPTALLSNSAFLMAGAPSAGASDWLEFLVTSADGIDPIVDAYGLVLPYDGTAEQYLAFVREKITWAVDSALGVVEPLLRQTIIDIMTSVLLQIRDAQVSLVKETLAVYAGVGVEQAIVILNWANATVHQLLLQVLETTGTDSGETDRTRNRIANALLDLLAEVRRRSEVVSTLGLSATLLQDYLDYGYRAWLAQDNKHELSVRTLYYLTSLTRAFGLSEQPEQKLLDYLRQVNALPDVTGDAMSLAQQAAALKLADFFGWSVQEVRECISRIDPTDLKVLKNLIQLDLLMRIRVLSTENGMDALTIFLIGNLPETVDRQAYAEAAELALLGESGARAPMVYVPGDLKALVTTTCEVWGDSFVVANKPGEKVTYKVTLKNAEGKLLSGVRVYWRATLGSVETGATELDGTLLANFIPGSVMGKETPIFWLDLFEPEYAPPVEIGADFSSLSFPLSELSPTPLGQVPKGQEVELFAVLEDDYENPGQNSLVDWFARSTGSSTNAVATIRPAQGFTNQQGLTRVFVSSTTGGTFTFSVRTQSGESERTFVDPITFAGESISG; from the coding sequence ATGGTTGATTCGCGCCGTCCTGCTCTGCAACTGTTTGATGAGTTGTTTGCTGAGGAACAACAAGTACAAAACATCGGGCTGGAAAACCTCAAGACCTACCTTGAGCAGGGGGGGTCGATTTTTCCCTTGGTGGAGAAGGGCGTTCAAAGCCTGGTCAGGGAGCATCGGGTCACCCCGGAAGACGCGCAGCGATTTCTGCGCGGGGCCAACAGCATGGCCACGTATTTGCGTCGTCAGTTCATCGAGCAGACCCTGACCGGCAGCAAGACCGCTCCAGCCCGCAGCTCAAGCGGTTTCTTGTCGATGGTCGACGGTCCCGATTATGAAGGGTTGATCGGCACCGACTTTGCCGCGCTGTGTCCGCCAGATGCCTTGGAGTCGCTCACGTCGCCGGTGGCCTATCTGATTGAACTGTTGCGCTGGATTCGTGACCGAATCAGGCCAGGAGACGGTCAGGAGGAAAAATGGCGTCTGCATGTGCGCCGCAAGGATTTATTGCCGCTGTCTGTCGACTTCAATGCGGTGTATCAGTCGATATCGTCGGTCGACATCATCGTATCGGTGCTGGAGACATTCATCGCCGCTAACACGGAAGCCGGGACAGATGCGGCGATTGAAGACGCGCTGATCGAAGCTCGCTATCCCAACGCTCTGCCGTATTACCAGCATTGGGTCACGATTGATGGCATTGCGCAGCTCCATAACCTGTCGGCGGGAGATTTCGAGCACAGGGTTGACCTGGCGTATCCGTATTTTCTGCAAAGTAACGCCCGGGGGCCCAATACCGGTCGTGGTTTCGCCCACGCTTCAAGACTTGGCCCCTATCAGCGGCTACTGCTGACGCAGGATCGTGTGGGTCATGATGATCGCAAAGATTTTTATGCCGACAATTTCGGTACCGTGGATGCGCAAGAGCACGCAAAACTTAATCAGGTCGCGTTTCTGGGCGAACGAACAAAGTTGACCAGTGCGCAGATCGAAGCGTTGCTCTCGATCCGCGATTTTGCTCCGGTGCGTTCGGCCAATGTGAACTACCCGGATTTACTTCATGATGAGCCGGAAAGTGGGCGTTCCGGATCCGTCTACATCAATGACAACACTTCACCTGGTGTGCGGATTGACGACGAGTTACAGGAACGTCATCGACTCACAGCAGACCCCGACGACCCAACCGGCTTCAACCGCTATGACCGGATAAACCAGATGGTGCGTCTGGCCAACTGGACAGGGTTGCCTTTCGATCAGGTGGATGCCGTGCTGGTAGCCGCCATCAGGGCAACAGCGCTCGGCACTGCACCGAAGCTCCCCGCTGCACAGGAGATGAATATATCGAGCGGCGTGGTGCATGCACTTGGCCTGTTTCAGACTTTGCGCGAGCGCTACGAATGCACCGCCGCGGATTTTGCAGTGTTTATCGGTGAGCTGTCGGTTTACGGCCGCGGCCAGGCGCTCTCGCAGTTCGACCAGCTCTTCAACGATCAAGCGGGCTATCGCGAACCCCTGAGACTCGACAACGGAACGTTTGCACTGGCGCCGGCGCCGGGTGAGGTTGATTTGACGATCAGCCAACTGTGCAGCGGTCTGGCGATCGACCTGCAGACTTATTACTACCTGGCAATGACGGTGGCCAGGGCACAGGGCATGACGGACACCCTGACACGCAGCCCGGCGATCATTTCCGCCTTTTGCCGCTTGGTGAGACTGCCGCGGTTGTTGAACATCACACCGGTCGAAGGGGTGCTGATGTTGTCGGTGCTGGGCGGGGATAGCTGGGTTAATGGCGTGGCGGGTATTCCTTACATCCATAACGTGCCGGGCGGTCCGCCGGATGTGCTGGAACTGATCGATGCCATGCAAAGTTGCGTGCAGTGGTGCGAGCAAAGCAATCTGCCGGTGCTCTGGGTTTTGCAGCACGCGGTCGTTGCGCAACCGGCCCTGGAGCCGTCCGGGCAGGACTTGCAGTTTTTCGAGCAGATTCGCAATTTGCTGCCGACCGCCCTGTTGTCCAATAGCGCTTTTCTGATGGCGGGTGCACCGTCTGCCGGGGCCTCGGACTGGCTGGAGTTCCTCGTGACATCTGCCGATGGCATTGATCCGATTGTCGACGCCTATGGTCTGGTATTGCCCTACGACGGCACCGCCGAGCAGTACCTGGCCTTTGTCCGCGAAAAAATCACGTGGGCGGTCGACAGTGCCCTGGGGGTGGTCGAGCCACTCTTGCGCCAGACCATCATCGACATCATGACCAGTGTGCTGTTGCAGATTCGCGATGCTCAGGTGTCACTGGTGAAAGAGACGCTGGCCGTGTATGCCGGCGTCGGTGTGGAGCAGGCCATAGTGATCCTGAACTGGGCCAATGCCACGGTTCATCAATTGCTGCTGCAGGTGCTGGAAACCACCGGCACGGATTCCGGGGAGACCGACCGAACACGCAACCGCATTGCCAACGCCTTGCTTGATCTGTTGGCTGAGGTGCGGCGCCGCAGCGAGGTGGTGTCGACGCTGGGGCTCAGTGCAACGCTGTTGCAGGATTATCTGGATTACGGCTACAGGGCCTGGCTCGCTCAGGACAACAAGCATGAGTTGTCGGTACGCACGCTTTATTACCTGACGTCGCTGACCCGGGCCTTCGGCTTGAGCGAGCAGCCGGAGCAGAAACTGTTGGACTACCTGCGCCAGGTCAATGCACTTCCCGATGTCACGGGTGATGCGATGAGTCTCGCGCAACAGGCTGCCGCTCTCAAACTGGCCGATTTTTTTGGCTGGAGCGTGCAGGAAGTACGCGAGTGCATCAGTCGCATTGATCCGACCGACCTCAAGGTCCTGAAAAACCTCATCCAACTCGATCTGTTGATGCGTATCCGGGTGCTATCCACCGAGAACGGTATGGATGCGTTGACCATTTTTCTGATCGGTAACTTGCCCGAGACCGTCGACAGACAAGCGTATGCCGAGGCTGCCGAACTTGCCCTGTTGGGCGAGTCCGGTGCGCGGGCACCCATGGTGTATGTGCCGGGTGACCTCAAGGCGCTGGTCACGACCACGTGCGAAGTATGGGGTGACAGCTTTGTGGTGGCCAACAAGCCTGGAGAAAAAGTCACCTATAAGGTGACCCTGAAAAATGCCGAAGGGAAGTTGCTCAGTGGTGTCCGCGTTTACTGGCGCGCCACCTTGGGCAGCGTCGAAACAGGCGCGACCGAGCTGGACGGAACACTGCTGGCCAACTTTATTCCCGGCAGCGTCATGGGCAAGGAAACGCCCATCTTCTGGCTGGATTTGTTTGAACCGGAGTACGCCCCTCCTGTGGAGATCGGCGCCGATTTCTCATCGCTGTCTTTTCCGCTTTCAGAGCTGTCGCCAACGCCTTTGGGGCAAGTGCCGAAAGGTCAGGAAGTCGAACTCTTCGCCGTGCTGGAAGACGATTACGAAAACCCTGGACAAAATTCGCTGGTGGATTGGTTTGCGCGCAGCACCGGTTCTTCAACAAATGCCGTTGCGACTATTCGGCCAGCCCAGGGGTTCACCAATCAGCAGGGGCTTACGCGGGTCTTTGTTTCCAGCACAACGGGCGGCACCTTCACTTTCAGTGTCCGCACTCAGTCTGGCGAGAGCGAAAGAACATTCGTCGACCCGATCACCTTTGCGGGTGAGTCGATATCGGGGTGA
- a CDS encoding DUF6124 family protein, which produces MPPETDSVSPYKSAESKKLHEAAEKALDHYLKPKPDPRNSVDRGMQMFMVAPDLNPEAVAIQTYETFSSVSILLLDLADSLDDKPRHLAMAIYQLSEMGLLLAEKALDNERAIAVKV; this is translated from the coding sequence ATCCCCCCCGAAACCGATTCGGTTTCCCCCTACAAATCCGCTGAATCAAAAAAACTCCACGAAGCCGCCGAAAAAGCCCTCGACCATTACCTCAAACCCAAACCCGACCCGCGCAATTCCGTGGATCGCGGCATGCAGATGTTCATGGTCGCGCCTGACCTGAACCCAGAAGCGGTGGCCATTCAGACTTACGAAACGTTTTCGTCGGTGAGCATTCTGCTGCTGGATCTGGCGGACAGCCTCGATGACAAGCCGCGACATCTGGCAATGGCGATCTATCAGTTGAGCGAGATGGGGTTGTTGCTGGCGGAGAAGGCGCTGGATAACGAGCGGGCGATTGCCGTGAAAGTGTGA
- a CDS encoding PilZ domain-containing protein, translated as MFTDRRIERHQLPYFLRVFNSVTDKPIGFLGNVSEDGLMLISQLPMMTGVDFHLRLKIPCGDGCQQVIDLTACCLWCHEDATPLHYDTGFSLQRPPPEYGQLVEALRQYFSFQPLPASA; from the coding sequence ATGTTTACCGACCGCCGGATCGAACGGCATCAGCTGCCGTATTTCCTCAGAGTGTTCAACAGTGTCACCGACAAACCCATTGGCTTTCTGGGCAACGTGTCCGAAGACGGGCTGATGCTCATCAGCCAATTGCCGATGATGACGGGCGTGGATTTCCATCTGCGGTTGAAGATCCCGTGTGGCGACGGTTGCCAGCAGGTGATCGACCTCACCGCGTGTTGCCTGTGGTGCCACGAAGACGCAACCCCGCTGCATTACGACACCGGGTTCAGCCTGCAACGACCGCCGCCGGAATATGGGCAACTGGTCGAGGCCTTGCGCCAGTACTTCAGTTTTCAGCCGTTGCCGGCTTCGGCCTGA
- a CDS encoding tol-pal system YbgF family protein, translating into MRLLPIAALALSVLAVTGCTRWSMNHHLNNAYSAYDRGNCEQVMLELSKVERASRARPYVWPEVSMMRGQCLERQKMFVDAAQTYQFIIASYPNSEYAYRARARLETLQSLGHYPTRSAAAVVRPTRF; encoded by the coding sequence ATGCGATTGTTGCCCATTGCCGCCCTTGCCCTCAGCGTCCTCGCCGTCACGGGCTGCACCCGTTGGTCGATGAACCATCATTTGAACAACGCCTACAGCGCCTATGATCGCGGCAATTGCGAGCAAGTGATGCTCGAGCTGTCCAAGGTCGAACGCGCCAGCCGTGCCCGCCCGTATGTGTGGCCGGAAGTGTCGATGATGCGCGGCCAGTGCCTTGAGCGGCAGAAAATGTTTGTCGATGCGGCGCAGACCTATCAGTTCATCATCGCCTCGTACCCCAACAGCGAATACGCCTACCGCGCCCGCGCCCGTCTGGAAACCTTGCAGAGCCTGGGCCATTACCCGACGCGCAGTGCAGCAGCAGTGGTGCGGCCAACGCGCTTTTGA
- the pyk gene encoding pyruvate kinase, giving the protein MSVRRTKIVATLGPASNSPEVLEQLILAGLDVARLNFSHGTPDEHKARAKLVRDLAAKHGRFVALLGDLQGPKIRIAKFANKKIELKIGDPFTFSTSHPLTEGNQQVVGIDYPDLVKDCGVGDELLLDDGRVVMRVETATATELNCVVTIGGPLSDHKGINRRGGGLTAPALTEKDKADIKLAAEMEVDYLAVSFPRDAADMEYARQLRDEAGGTAWLVAKIERAEAVADDETLDGLIKASDAVMVARGDLGVEIGDAELVGIQKKIILHARRHNKAVIVATQMMESMIQNPMPTRAEVSDVANAVLDYTDAVMLSAESAAGLYPLEAVQAMARICVGAEKHPTGKTSSHRIGKEFTRCDESIALATMYTANHFPGVKAIIALTESGYTPLIMSRIRSSVPIYAYSPHRETQARAAMFRGVYTIPFDPASLEPHEVSQKAIDELVKRGVVEKGDWVILTKGDSYHTTGGTNGMKILHVGDPQV; this is encoded by the coding sequence ATGTCCGTCCGTCGTACCAAAATCGTCGCTACCCTTGGCCCGGCCAGTAACTCGCCGGAAGTTCTCGAACAGCTGATTCTGGCTGGTCTGGACGTCGCCCGTCTGAACTTCTCCCACGGCACCCCCGACGAGCACAAGGCTCGCGCGAAACTGGTGCGTGACCTCGCTGCCAAGCACGGCCGCTTCGTCGCCCTGCTCGGTGACCTGCAAGGCCCGAAAATCCGTATCGCCAAATTCGCCAACAAGAAGATCGAGCTGAAGATCGGTGACCCGTTCACCTTCTCCACCAGCCATCCGTTGACCGAAGGCAACCAGCAAGTGGTCGGCATCGACTACCCGGATCTGGTGAAAGATTGCGGCGTGGGCGACGAGCTGCTGCTCGACGACGGTCGCGTGGTGATGCGCGTTGAAACCGCCACCGCCACTGAACTCAACTGTGTGGTGACCATCGGCGGCCCGCTGTCCGACCACAAAGGCATCAACCGTCGCGGTGGCGGCCTGACCGCTCCGGCCCTGACTGAAAAAGACAAGGCCGACATCAAGCTCGCCGCTGAAATGGAAGTCGACTACCTCGCGGTGTCCTTTCCACGTGACGCAGCTGATATGGAATACGCCCGTCAACTGCGCGACGAAGCCGGCGGTACTGCCTGGCTGGTGGCGAAGATCGAACGCGCCGAAGCCGTGGCCGACGACGAAACCCTCGACGGCCTGATCAAGGCTTCCGACGCCGTGATGGTTGCCCGTGGTGACCTCGGTGTGGAAATCGGCGACGCCGAACTGGTGGGCATTCAGAAGAAAATCATTCTGCACGCACGCCGCCACAACAAGGCTGTGATCGTGGCGACCCAGATGATGGAGTCGATGATCCAGAACCCGATGCCGACCCGCGCCGAAGTGTCCGACGTGGCCAACGCCGTGCTCGACTACACCGACGCCGTGATGCTCTCGGCCGAATCCGCCGCGGGCCTGTATCCGCTGGAAGCCGTGCAAGCGATGGCGCGTATCTGCGTCGGCGCTGAAAAGCACCCGACCGGCAAGACCTCCAGCCACCGCATCGGCAAGGAATTCACCCGCTGCGACGAAAGCATCGCGCTGGCGACCATGTACACCGCCAACCACTTCCCTGGCGTCAAAGCGATCATCGCCCTGACTGAAAGTGGCTACACCCCGCTGATCATGTCGCGCATCCGTTCCTCGGTGCCGATCTACGCCTACTCGCCACACCGCGAGACTCAAGCGCGTGCAGCGATGTTCCGTGGCGTGTACACCATCCCGTTCGATCCGGCTTCGCTGGAACCGCACGAAGTCAGCCAGAAGGCGATCGACGAGCTGGTCAAGCGCGGCGTTGTGGAAAAAGGCGACTGGGTCATCCTGACCAAGGGCGACAGCTACCACACCACCGGCGGCACCAACGGCATGAAGATCCTGCACGTGGGCGACCCGCAGGTCTGA
- a CDS encoding enoyl-CoA hydratase-related protein, with translation MTEAILLERERGLLTLRLNRPDKKNALTRAMYSRLAEALKHADSDPEVNAVMITGSAECFTAGNDITDFIQQPPSDLDSPVFHFMLNLLECRKPVIAAVAGAAVGIGTTLLLHCDLVYVSRDARLRMPFVNLGLCPEFGSSLILPRLLGQAKAAELLLLGESFSGEQAAGWGIATEALGSGEAALAKAREMALRFDELPPEAVRISKHLMKAPDREQIRKVIEEEGALFTQCLRSPEALAALTGFIKRH, from the coding sequence ATGACCGAAGCCATTCTGCTGGAACGCGAACGCGGGTTACTGACTCTGCGCCTTAACCGCCCAGACAAGAAAAACGCCCTGACCCGCGCCATGTACAGCCGTCTCGCTGAAGCGTTGAAGCATGCCGACAGCGATCCTGAAGTCAACGCCGTGATGATCACCGGCAGCGCCGAGTGCTTCACCGCCGGCAACGACATCACCGACTTCATCCAGCAACCGCCGAGCGATCTCGACAGCCCGGTTTTCCACTTCATGCTCAATTTGCTCGAGTGTCGCAAACCGGTGATTGCCGCCGTGGCCGGAGCGGCGGTGGGCATCGGCACCACGTTGTTGCTGCATTGCGATCTGGTCTACGTCAGCCGCGATGCGCGGTTGCGCATGCCGTTCGTCAACCTCGGGTTATGCCCGGAGTTCGGCTCCAGCCTGATCCTGCCGCGCTTGCTTGGGCAGGCTAAAGCAGCGGAGTTGCTGTTGCTCGGCGAAAGTTTCAGTGGCGAGCAGGCCGCCGGGTGGGGAATTGCGACAGAGGCATTGGGCAGCGGCGAAGCAGCACTGGCCAAGGCACGGGAAATGGCATTGCGCTTCGATGAGTTACCACCGGAAGCGGTGCGCATCAGCAAACACCTGATGAAAGCGCCGGATCGCGAGCAGATTCGCAAAGTCATCGAGGAGGAGGGCGCGTTGTTCACCCAGTGCCTGCGTTCACCTGAGGCGTTGGCGGCATTGACCGGGTTTATCAAACGGCACTGA
- a CDS encoding iron-sulfur-binding ferredoxin reductase, producing MPELRVGERHWSVAASSNLLDALNQNGVAVPYSCRAGSCHACLVQCVQGLPADNRPDALSAEQRQQGWRLACQCQVIEDLQVHTFDPIEDGRPAVVEALDWLSDNVLRLRLTPKRPLRYGAGQHLVLWIDRIARPYSLASLPEEDRFLEFHLDCRQPGEFSDAARRLQIGDPIRLGELRGGALHYDPDWHARPLWLLAAGTGLGPLFGVLREALRQDHQGAIRVIHLAHDASEHYLAKPLAALAAQRENLCVELWTAAESAAALAQLRLVSRQTLALVCGSPTSVDAFARRLYLAGLPRNQLLADVFLSRG from the coding sequence ATGCCTGAACTTCGCGTCGGTGAACGGCACTGGTCGGTGGCGGCGAGCAGCAATCTGCTCGATGCACTCAACCAGAACGGCGTGGCTGTGCCTTACAGTTGTCGCGCCGGCAGTTGCCATGCCTGCCTGGTGCAGTGCGTACAAGGCCTGCCGGCAGATAACCGCCCGGATGCCTTGAGCGCCGAACAGCGCCAGCAGGGTTGGCGTCTGGCGTGTCAGTGTCAGGTGATCGAAGATTTGCAGGTGCACACTTTCGACCCGATCGAGGACGGTCGCCCGGCTGTCGTCGAGGCGCTGGACTGGCTTAGCGACAATGTCCTGCGTCTGCGCCTGACCCCGAAACGGCCCTTGCGCTACGGCGCCGGCCAACATCTGGTGCTGTGGATCGATCGCATCGCGCGTCCGTATTCGCTGGCCAGCCTGCCGGAAGAAGACCGCTTTCTTGAGTTTCACCTCGACTGCCGCCAGCCCGGTGAATTCAGCGATGCGGCGCGGCGCTTGCAGATCGGTGACCCGATCCGCCTCGGCGAACTGCGCGGCGGCGCGCTGCATTATGACCCCGACTGGCATGCAAGACCGCTGTGGTTGCTGGCCGCCGGTACAGGTCTGGGCCCGTTGTTCGGCGTGCTGCGTGAAGCCTTGCGCCAGGATCACCAAGGCGCAATCCGCGTCATTCACCTGGCCCATGACGCCAGCGAGCACTATCTGGCCAAACCCCTTGCGGCACTGGCCGCGCAGCGGGAAAACCTATGTGTCGAGCTATGGACGGCGGCCGAGTCAGCCGCCGCTTTGGCACAACTGCGCCTTGTTTCAAGACAAACCCTGGCCTTAGTCTGCGGCTCACCGACCAGCGTCGACGCCTTTGCCCGGCGTCTGTACCTGGCCGGACTGCCGCGCAATCAACTGCTGGCTGATGTGTTTCTTAGTCGCGGTTGA
- a CDS encoding diguanylate cyclase: MTHNAIQRLLLKRFALAAATYGLALVLLWLAFFTGHYDQSLSTVTIGSALVVITQATLFGLFWSGRNLRFSDPSLTEVQVLLGLGWQTWLIAHLDEARSAFLVFYVLILLFGLFHLSRRAFIRCSLLVFSSFCAITLWDGYHMRLPEPALAALQVCILAMVLAWLVIYARFVQVSRQRMRQRRFALQAHQDTLRGMMRQLEDLVATDELTGLFNRRHFLRLASRELNAMDSDVLHGLALIDLDHFKRINDLHGHAAGDQVLQAFAGVAQACLRDGDVLARYGGEEFVVLLPDCNAERLTACCERLRIAFTDVELIGLNVRSLSLSAGMTLLALGDDLDDALQRADQALYRAKRDGRNRCAAAWENVDA; the protein is encoded by the coding sequence TTGACCCATAACGCCATTCAACGTCTTTTGCTCAAACGCTTTGCCCTCGCTGCAGCCACCTATGGATTGGCTTTGGTGCTGTTGTGGCTGGCGTTTTTCACCGGGCATTACGACCAGTCCTTGAGCACAGTGACCATTGGCAGCGCGCTGGTGGTGATCACTCAGGCCACCCTGTTCGGTCTGTTCTGGTCTGGCCGTAACCTGCGCTTCTCCGATCCCAGCCTGACGGAAGTGCAAGTGCTCCTCGGGCTCGGCTGGCAGACCTGGCTGATCGCCCATCTGGATGAAGCACGCAGCGCGTTTCTGGTGTTCTACGTGCTGATCCTGTTGTTCGGTCTGTTTCACCTGAGCCGACGGGCGTTCATCCGCTGTTCGCTGCTGGTGTTCTCCAGTTTCTGCGCAATCACTCTCTGGGACGGCTATCACATGCGCTTGCCGGAGCCGGCGCTCGCGGCCTTGCAAGTGTGCATTCTGGCGATGGTGCTGGCGTGGCTGGTGATTTACGCACGCTTTGTCCAGGTCTCGCGCCAACGCATGCGCCAGCGTCGCTTTGCCTTGCAGGCGCATCAGGACACCCTGCGCGGGATGATGCGCCAGCTTGAAGACCTGGTCGCCACCGACGAACTCACCGGCCTGTTCAATCGCCGGCATTTTCTGCGCCTGGCCTCGCGTGAACTGAATGCGATGGACAGCGACGTGTTGCACGGTCTGGCGCTGATCGACCTCGACCATTTCAAACGCATCAATGATCTGCACGGTCATGCCGCCGGCGATCAGGTATTGCAGGCGTTTGCCGGCGTTGCCCAGGCATGCTTGCGCGACGGCGACGTGCTGGCGCGTTATGGTGGCGAAGAATTCGTGGTGTTGCTGCCCGACTGCAACGCCGAGCGTCTGACCGCCTGCTGCGAGCGGCTGCGCATTGCCTTCACCGACGTCGAACTGATCGGCTTGAATGTGCGCAGTCTCAGCTTGTCGGCCGGCATGACGCTACTGGCCTTGGGTGATGATCTGGACGACGCCTTGCAGCGCGCCGATCAGGCGCTCTATCGAGCCAAGCGTGACGGGCGCAACCGCTGTGCGGCCGCGTGGGAGAACGTCGATGCCTGA
- a CDS encoding fumarate hydratase, which yields MTVIKQDDLIQSVADALQFISYYHPVDFIQAMHEAYLREESPAARDSMAQILINSRMCATGHRPICQDTGIVTVFVRVGMDVRWDGATMGLDDMINEGVRRAYNLPENVLRASILADPAGARKNTKDNTPAVIHYSIVPGNTVEVDVAAKGGGSENKSKMAMLNPSDSIVDWVLKTVPTMGAGWCPPGMLGIGIGGTAEKAAVMAKEVLMESIDIHELKARGPQNRIEEMRLELFEKVNQLGIGAQGLGGLTTVLDVKIMDYPTHAASLPVCMIPNCAATRHAHFVLDGSGPASLEAPPLDAYPEIVWEAGPSARRVNLDTLTPEDVQSWKPGETVLLNGKMLTGRDAAHKRMVEMLNKGETLPVDLKGRFIYYVGPVDPVGDEVVGPAGPTTATRMDKFTRQILEQTGLLGMIGKSERGPTAIEAIKDNKAVYLMAVGGAAYLVAQAIKKSKVLAFAELGMEAIYEFEVKDMPVTVAVDSKGESVHITGPAIWQQKISESLAVEVQ from the coding sequence ATGACCGTGATCAAGCAAGACGACCTGATTCAGAGCGTTGCCGACGCCCTGCAGTTCATTTCCTATTACCACCCCGTGGATTTCATCCAGGCGATGCACGAAGCCTACCTGCGCGAAGAATCGCCAGCGGCCCGTGACTCGATGGCGCAGATCCTGATCAACTCGCGCATGTGCGCCACCGGCCACCGGCCGATCTGCCAGGACACCGGTATCGTCACCGTGTTTGTCCGCGTAGGTATGGACGTGCGTTGGGATGGCGCCACCATGGGCCTGGACGACATGATCAACGAAGGCGTGCGTCGCGCCTACAACCTGCCGGAAAACGTCCTGCGTGCTTCGATCCTCGCCGACCCGGCGGGCGCTCGTAAAAACACCAAGGACAACACTCCGGCGGTCATCCACTACTCCATCGTCCCGGGCAACACCGTGGAAGTGGACGTAGCGGCCAAGGGCGGCGGTTCCGAGAACAAGTCGAAAATGGCCATGCTCAACCCATCCGACTCGATCGTTGACTGGGTGCTGAAGACCGTTCCGACCATGGGCGCCGGCTGGTGCCCACCGGGCATGCTGGGCATCGGCATCGGCGGCACCGCCGAGAAAGCCGCCGTGATGGCCAAGGAAGTGTTGATGGAATCCATCGACATTCACGAACTCAAAGCCCGTGGCCCGCAGAACCGCATCGAAGAAATGCGTCTGGAGCTGTTCGAGAAGGTCAACCAGTTGGGCATCGGCGCCCAGGGCCTTGGTGGCCTGACCACCGTGCTCGACGTGAAGATCATGGATTACCCGACCCACGCAGCCTCGCTGCCGGTGTGCATGATCCCGAACTGCGCCGCCACCCGTCACGCGCACTTCGTGCTCGACGGTTCCGGCCCGGCTTCGCTGGAAGCGCCACCGCTGGACGCCTACCCGGAAATCGTCTGGGAAGCCGGCCCGTCGGCCCGTCGCGTCAACCTCGACACCCTCACCCCGGAAGACGTGCAGAGCTGGAAGCCGGGCGAAACCGTCCTGCTCAACGGCAAGATGCTCACCGGTCGCGACGCTGCGCACAAGCGCATGGTCGAGATGCTCAACAAAGGTGAAACCCTGCCGGTCGATCTGAAAGGTCGCTTCATCTACTACGTCGGCCCGGTTGATCCGGTCGGTGACGAAGTGGTTGGCCCGGCTGGCCCGACCACCGCCACGCGGATGGACAAGTTCACCCGTCAGATCCTCGAGCAAACCGGCCTGTTGGGCATGATCGGCAAGTCCGAACGCGGCCCGACCGCGATCGAAGCGATCAAGGACAACAAGGCTGTGTATCTGATGGCTGTCGGCGGCGCCGCTTACCTGGTGGCCCAGGCCATCAAGAAGTCCAAGGTGCTGGCATTCGCCGAACTGGGCATGGAAGCGATCTACGAGTTCGAGGTCAAGGACATGCCGGTCACCGTAGCGGTGGACAGCAAAGGTGAGTCGGTACACATCACCGGTCCTGCGATCTGGCAACAGAAGATCAGCGAAAGCCTGGCGGTCGAAGTGCAGTAA